DNA from Leptospira harrisiae:
TGGGTTCGGTGTGATTATCGCTGGTGCGGGAGGAGCTGCGCATTTGCCAGGAATGACAGCCTCTTTAACCACTTTACCAGTATTAGGTGTTCCAATTCAATCAAAAGCTTTGAACGGAATGGATAGTCTTTTGTCAATTGTGCAGATGCCCAAAGGTGTTCCTGTTGGTACTCTTGCCATCGGTACCAGTGGAGCTGCGAATGCAGGTATACTTGCAGTAAGGATCCTTTCTCTTATCGATCAAACCTTAAATTCAAAGTTAGAATCCTATGCGGAAACGAATCGCAAAACTGCGCTTTCGAAAAATGACCAACTTATCTAAAGAGAATCAAATATGAAAATTGGTGTTTTGGGATCAGGACAATTGGGCCAAATGATGTGTTTAGAAGCACTTCCTCTTGGTTATGATTTTTTTTGTTATTCTCCTGACAAAGAATCTCCTTGTGAACGTGTGGGAGCCCTGTCTACCGTTGCTTCTTATGAATCGCTTACTGACTTAAAAGAATTTTTATCTCATATAAATGTTCTTAGTTTTGAATTTGAAAACATACCGAAATCGACTTTGGAATTTCTGGAATCGGAAGCAAAACGAACGTTAATTTTTCCACCTCCAAAAGCTCTTATGATCGCCCAAGATCGGTACTTAGAAAAATCTCATTTTAGAAAACTAGGATTCCGAACTGCCGAGTTTTTTCATTTAACCAGAGAAAGTTCCAATTTAGAAATTAAAATAAGTTTTCCTTGGATTATCAAAACCCTACGTTTTGGATATGATGGAAAAGGACAGGTTAAAGTTCAGGATCTAATCCAATACAAAAAGTTTTTAGAGACCGCATTTCCAAGCGGGAATGAAGAATATTTAATTGAAGAAGTGATTCCCTTCCAAAAGGAAATAAGTATCATTCTGACTCGATTTCAAAATGGTGAAATTGTTTGTTATGGTGCTGTTGAAAATGAACACAAAAATCATATTTTAGACCTGTCGATATATCCTGCAAGAATTCCTACTGGATTGAATTTAGAAGCGATTCAAATGGCATCTAAATTGGCTGAATCCCTTGGTTACATTGGTACCTTGGGTGTGGAATTCTTTTTGAAAGACAACCAATTATATTTAAATGAATTTGCACCTAGACCGCATAACACAGGTCACTTTACACAAGATTGCCAAAGTTTTTCTCAATTCCATTTACATGTATCGGCAATTACAGGAAACCTTCCTCCAACGGACGTTAGACCAAAACCTACACTAATGAAAAATATTTTAGGAAATGAATATGAGGAAAGTCTTAGAATTGTTCGTACACTTTTAAAAGATGATAGATACCAATTGCACCTTTATGGAAAAAAGGATGCCAAAATTGGAAGAAAAATGGGTCATTTGAATTTCAAAGGAAATTTAGAGGAAGTAAACCCACTATTTCATGATTTATAAATTAGAGTTTTTGTTTTAGTAAGGTAAGTCCCCAATCTCGAACGTTTCCTGCACCTAAACAAAGTAAAATATCTCCTTTATGTAATTTTTGTTTGATCCATACTAAATCGGGTTCGATTTCTCCACTTAGGAATTTTGTTTTTTCAGGTTCTAAAAGTGGTAAAAATGATTGGTGAGTTATTCCAGGAATCGCCAATTCACCAGCTGGATAAATAGGAAGTATAAAAAGAATTTCTGAGCCTGACAGTGATTTGGCTAAATCTTCTAGCAGCAACTGGGTTCTAGTATAACGATGCGGTTGAAAAAGAACCACAAGCCGACCATTTGATTTTAATTGATTTTTTAAAGAACGAATTACCATTTCAATTTCTGTTGGATGGTGGCCATAGTCATCCATAATTGTAACATCGTTCCAAGTTCCCAATGTTTCTTGCCTTCGTTTGACTCCAATGTATCTCGAAAGTATTTCTGCGGAAGTCTTTGGTGAAACCCCTGCTACAAAGGCAGCAGTTAAGGCTACAAGACCATTTGTAAGATAGTGAACCCCAGGAAATGGAAGTTCTAAAAAGCATGTTTCTAAATTTGGAAATTGAAATTCTAAAACATTATCTCTGATTTCATAAGTCACAGGCACTAATTGGTTTCCAAGTTTTGATTCGAGCGCCCGGTACCATTCAGATTGAATTTCATTAGAACCCAAACAAAGATAGAGCGAAAAATTAGGATGAAACGAATTTTCCTTTGTTTTATGTAACAGAACTTCGCGTATCCCTGGATCATCCGCAAATAACACAAGGTCGCCTGCTGTATTAAATGCCATATATTCAAAAAATGCTTCTTCTAACCGATTTCTAGTTTTGTAATAATCTAAGTGGTCATTGTCAATATTTGTTAAAAGGCGAATGGATGCTTTGTGTTTTAAGAAACTACCATCCGATTCATCTGATTCATAAACTGCAAAAACACCTTTCCCGATTTTTCCCCCTCTTCTTTCGAGAAGGCTCGTATCTCCTCCAATCATAATAGTAGGATCCATTCCTTGTTCAGAGAGGATTTGTGAGACCATTGTCGTGGTTGAAGTTTTACCGTGACTGCCAGCTACCGATATAGATTTCTGACCAGAAACGAGTAAGTGCATAAATTCAGATCTATGTTTGAGGGCGATTTTTTTTTGTTTTATTTCATCAAACACTTGTTTATGTTTTTCGTTGATTGCTGAACTATAAACCACCATTTCTATTCCATCTAGCGGAATATTAGAAATATCATTTTGAATGGATGCACCTCGCTCTTCTAAATAAGCAGTGGTGTCTGTTTTTTTCTGATCATATCCGAAGACAGGAAGATTTAAATCGAGAGCCATATGAGCAAGACTCGACATCCCACTCCCACCAATTCCTAAAAATAAAATCGGACCTTTCATATGTGAGATACTTTAGTTATGATCTGTAAAAAAATAAGAAACGGTTTGGTAGGCTGCATTCACGTTGGAAAGTGCTAAAGATACATGGCCCATCTCTCGAAGGGTTTCCGAATGGTTTTTCCACTCTAGTAAAATTTGAACAAGTCTAGTTGGGTCATCTGAAGTAGAATGAATGGTCACACCAGCCCCTTGGGATTCTATATAATTTGCATTTTCTTTTTGGTGGTTGTCTGCTGCAAAGGGATAAGGAATGAGAATCATAGGCAATCCGAAAACCAAACATTCTGCAAGAACTCCAGCACCGGATCTTGCTACAACAATGTTTGCCCATTCATAATTTGGTTTCATATCATTGGCATAAGAAATGATTTCGGCATCACCCACTGATTTCGATTTTGTTTCTTCATAAAGAGAAGTTCCGGTAAGTAATCTGAATTTATATTTAGAAGAAATTTCCTGATTCTCCATCGTTTTCAAAATCATTTGGTTGAGTTGTCTTGCCCCTTGTGATCCACCAAGAACGAGAACATTCACCGTATTCTTTTTTCCTTCATGAAGGTTTTCATTTTGTCTGATATTAAGATGTTCGGGAATAACTCTTCGTCTGACTGGATTGCCAATTGTTTTTCCTTGAATTGCATAACCTGCTGCTAGTGGAAAACTAAAAGCTATTTTTCTGGAAAACTTTGCAAAAATCCGAGTGATTTTACCTGGCACACAATTTTGTTCACATAAATACAATTGTTTACGGAAGAGGATGGCATAAAGGATCGAAGGAAGACTTGAATAACCACCCATTCCAATCACCGCACTGACTTGTAAACGATTGAATAAAAAAATTGTTTTTATAAAAGGAATTATAAATAAAAGAGGATAAACAATCGTCCTTAAACCGCCTAACTGCGGAACATTGTGCCAAAGAACTTCACAAGGAGGATTGAGTAAATCAGGATTGTCTTTGTTGCGGACAAGGGAGTGCAAATACACTGCATCAAAACCAAAAATGGAAAGTTTTTCAGACAAAACTTCAGCCAATGCCACACCTGGAGATATATGACCACCGGTTCCGCCGGCTGCAATTAGAACAGATCCACTCATAATACCAAATTCTCTTTACTCGTGATGTTGGCAAGAATTCCGAATAAGATAAATATTGTAATGAGCGATGATCCTCCATAACTTAAAAAAGGAAGAGAGATTCCCGTGACAGGAACAATCCCTGTCACAACAAAAAGATTCAAAATGGTTTGGAATCCGAATAGGATCAAAATTCCTGATCCCAGAAAGAATCCGAGTTTGTCTTTTGTCCTTTGGAGTAAAAAATAGATCCGTACAAGTAGAAAAATTACAGTCGAAAGAAAAAGTATAAATCCTAGAAATCCAAAATCTTCCACAAAGGATGCCATCACAAAGTCCGTATGGCTATAAGCCAAATAGCGATGTGCGTAACCCGAACCAACAGGCCTACCCAAACTTCCACCATCAAAAAATGCACGAAAACTAGTGACAAGTTGGTGGCCTTCATCAAACCGAAATTTATAAGGATCGAGCCAAATTTCTAAACGTTTTTTTCGGTAACCAACTTGAGTTACGAGAACAACTAATAGCGGTAAAATGGAAGCACCTAAAATAAAAAGTCGTTTCATTGGAAAACCAGCGAGCAAAACGAAAAAAAACAATACAAGAAGTAATTCAACTGTGGTTCCAAATGCTGGTTCAATGACAATGAGAACCAATGTAACAAAAATCAAAAAGACCGATGTAATTTTTTTACGGTCCCATTTTACTTTTTTAAAATCAAAATTATAAAAGAAATAAGAAGAAAAAAGTAAAATACTGATTTTTGAAAACTCAGAAGGTTGGATTTGGATTCCTCCAAATTGAATCCAACGATTGAAACTTCGTCCATAACTTGTTCCAACAGATTTCCCGATTCCAGGAATAAAAACAGAAATCAGAAGTAACAAACTTAAAACTGAAAATAAAAAAGACCACCTAACGAGAAATTGATATGGTATCTGACTAAAAACTAAAAATGAAAAAATCCCAAGGGTTCCCCAAAGTAATTGTTTGTTCAGGTAATAATTTGGATCAGAAAATTCACGTTCAGCAGGTATGACCGAAGCGCTGTACATAATGACAATTCCTGTACCAAATAGAATGAAAATTCCATACAATACCGGACCATCAAACCTCGAAGTTCCAAAGCGAAAGAGGTTTTGTAATGACCGGAAGATTTGCATTATTGGATTTTAAGTGTGGACAAAGTGATGATCGCAAGTATGATCCCTATGATCCAAAACCGAATCACCACTTTTTCTTCTGACCATCCAGACAATTCAAAATGATGGTGTAAGGGTGCCATCTTAAAGATTCTTTTTCCCGTGAGTTTAAAGGAAGCTACTTGCAAAATCACACTCACTGCTTCCGCAACAAAAATTCCTCCGAGGATCACAAGTAGGATTTCTTTTTTAAGCATAATGGCAACAAGACCAAGTGTGGAACCTAAAAATAAAGATCCGGTGTCACCCATAAACACTTGGGCCGGATGACAATTGAACCATAAAAAACCAAGAAGAGCACCCGATAGTCCAGCAAGAAACACAGAGTATTCATGTGATCCAGGCAAATAAGGTATGTGAAGGTAATTGGCAGCGGAAGGTGTTCCCGATACATAGGAAATCAAGGCGAAAGTTGCAGTAGCAATGACAACCGTTCCTGAGGCAAGGCCATCTAAACCATCTGTTAAATTTACAGCATGAGAACTTCCAATGAGTACGATGATCGCAAATGGCACTGCTAAAAATCCTAAATTCCAGACAGGTCCTTTCACAAAAGGCAAAAATAAATCAGTAATCGTAAATACAATTCCTTTGGTAGGTACTGTGTTGGATTTGCCTGTAAAATAAAAATAGAGAGTTGTGATGGATACAGCAAAGAAGATGGTAACTAAAAATTTGGTTCTTGCTCGCATTCCCCCTTTGATTTTTTTTACAGACTTCATATAATCATCAGTAAATCCAAGTCCGGCAAATAAAATGGCAGACACAAGAAGTAACAAAACGTTATGATTGGAAAGATTCCCCCATAACAGAGTAGAGATGGTCAGAGATAAAATCATAATAAGACCTCCCATTGTAGGAGTTCCCGATTTCGCTGCATGTGATTGTGGCCCATCGTTTCGAACTGATTCTCGAAATTTCAAAGAAAGAAGGAAAGAAATCAGTGCTTTCCCAAACAGAAAGGTAATAAACATGGATGTAAGACCTGCCATCATCGCGCGAAGGGTTACATAACTAAAAACTCTAAGGAAACCATAATCGTTTCCAAACGATTCATAAATCCACTGGAACATTCTATTTCCCCTATCGACCTAATTCTAAGTTTTGAAAAGCATTCTCTATCTCTTCAAAATCGATAAATTTCGTTTTTTCTTTTCCGATGATTTGGTAAGTTTCATGACCTTTTCCAGCCACAACCAAAATTCCATCCCGTTCGAGTAAACTCACTGCGCGTTTGATTGCCATTCTTCGATCAGTTATTTTTTCATACCTTTGAAAACCCCTAGAAAAACCAGATTCAATTTCATCTAAAATGACTTCTGGCGATTCTGTTCTTGGGTTATCAGAAGTAAGAATGACTAGGTCCGCAAGGTTCTCTGCAATTTTTGCCATTTGCGGACGTTTGGTCCGGTCTCTGTCTCCACCACATCCAAACAAACAAATAATTTGTTTTGGAGCAATTTCTACGCAGCTTTTCAGAATATTTTCTAGGGCATCCGGAGTATGAGCATAATCCACAACTGCAATTCGGGAACGATCTGGAAAAGGAACAACATGGAATCGCCCAGGAACTGTTGGAATTTTTTCCAAACAAGAGATCACCTCATCCCAAGGAAAACCCAACTCATAAGCAATGGCCAATGCAAAAGAAGTGTTAAAAACGTTAAAATTACCAAGTAGGTTTGTTCTTATTTTACGAACTTCAATGAATGGAAGGTTTTTCGCTTTTTTATGAAAGCGGTACTCGCTACCAAGTAACGAAAGTTTTGTGTTTGAGTAATTAAACTCACCAGCTTTTCCGAGTAAATAAATTGGAGATTTTAATTTTGCTTCGGAAATTCTTTTTACCATTGCCTGACCAAAAGAAACATCTGAAGCCACAAGTCCAAATTTGTTTTTTACTGAGGACTGCTCCAAAAGTTGAAAGATTTTAAATTTACTCTCAAAATAATCTTCCATTGATGTATGAAAATCTAAATGGTCTTGTGTTAAATTTGTAAAGCCAGCGCAAGTGATCTCAAGGCCCGCCACACGTCCTAGCTTTAATCCATGGCTACTCATTTCCATAAAGACATATTCAATACCTTCTTCTAACATCTGTTTGAGAAGAAGATTCAAGGATGATGCATCTGGCGTTGTGTATCCCGATTCTAAAATACGATCCATAATTTGGATTTGGACTGTACCAATGAGGGCGGCATTTTTTCCTATCTTTCTCGCAAGGTGAAAAAGAATAAAGGTTAAGGAAGTTTTCCCGTTCGTTCCTGTAATTGCCACAAGTTTCATTTTTTTTGCTGGGTTCCCGGCAAGTAAACATGCAGTTTTCCCATGAGCTTCCCCAACTGGCTCTTCGGTCTCAAGGATGACGGGAAAAGAATCTAATGTTTTTAACTTTAAATGGCGTTTGGAAACAACGACAACTTCAGATCCAAGTTCGCGAGCCATCTTTAAGAAGGATTCTTGTTTTTCGGCATTATCTTCGGGTAAGACAAAAATATCGCGGGATTTTAGCTTGCGACTATCTGCCCAAATATAATCTACTTCCGTAGAATTATCCCCTTTGATGAGTTTTAATTCAGGGATTCGTTTGATAATTTCTGATACTTTCATTATTTTTGGGTGGTTGCTTTGTCAGGAATAGGCGGAAGTTCTATGGTCACTGTACGATTGCCTAAACTGATAGGAAGAAACTGGTAAGTCCTTCGGTAAAGTGTTTCAATACGTTCTGCAGAGGTATAGGAAACAATTCCAATTTTCAATTCATCGTTTTTACGTTTTAATTCTTCTTTCGTGGATGTTCGATCATGGATTTGCCTGGTGAGTCTTGCTTTTTCCAATCCTTGCCAAACATTTGAATAAAAAAATAAAAGAAACGGCAAAAGAACCACCAAGGCTTTCAGAGGCGAAACAAAATCGACAAACAGTTCTGAAATATTTTTAAATTTTCCTGTCATCGTTCCCATCTCTTATTTAATATCGGATTTATCTTTTGAAGACCTCTTAATTTTGCTGACCTCGATGCTCTATTTTCTTTGATTTCAGAATCAGTAGGTAGAATTGGTTTTTTTGTTAAAATTTCAAAATGATCGGTTGTTTTGAGATCGCGGAAAGTCCATTTGACAATTCTGTCTTCTAAAGAGTGAAATGATATACAGGCAAGGACACCGCCAACTTTTAAACATTCAGAAAGGGAACGAATGCCCTTTTCAGCGTGTAACAGTTCTTCATTTACCTCAATCCTCAAGGCTTGAAATATCTTTGTTGCAGGATGTGATTCCTTAGGCCAAAATTTTCTTGGGATGGATGCTTCTACAAGTTTCACTAAGTCTGTATTGGTTTCGAATTTTTTTTTATGCCTCGACTGTACGATGTTATTGGCTACTTTCAAAGCCCAACGTTCTTCTCCATATTCCCAAAACACTTTTTTTAAATGTAAAACAGTACTATAATTCACAACATCCGCTGCCGTTTTTTGTCCGACTTGTGGTTCGAGACGCATATCCAAAGGTTCTTCGTTTTTAAAGGTAAATCCACGACCTGAATGGAGAAAATGAAAGAGAGAGACTCCTAAATCAACCAAGGCTCCGTCAAGGCCAGGGCAATCTAAAGAATCCAAGAAATCTTTATCTACTTCAGAGAAATTCATTTGAAAGGCAAATACTCGATCGAGGGAACCAATTACCGATTGGATTTCCTTTTTTGCTCGCTCAAGCATCACGGCATCACGATCGATGAGAATGAGCTTTGCCTTGGGGAATGTTTGTAAAATGAGTTTGGAATGACCACCTTCACCAGCCGTCCCATCTAGGAACCATTGGGGTTCGGTGACTTCTGATTTTTGTAGCAAATCAATGACTTCTCTAGGAAGTACGGGAATATGAGGCGATTCTGACACTGTTACTTTCTTACTGTATACTTGTCAAAATCCTTGCAATCCTTTAATCCTTCGGGGAGATTGAAAGTACAAATGAGTTCCTATGAAGAACATTCTCTCAGAAAAAACCTGTTCAGCATAGGAAAACTGGGTTATGCCAAAGGGGACAGACCCAATGTCGACTGCATCCTTTGTGGGGTTCGAGATAAAGACGAAATTGTTCCTAATTTGACCATTGCCGAAACTGAACTTTCAATCGTTTCAGTGAATCTTTTTCCCTACAATCCGGGGCATATCATTATTTTTCCCAAACGTCATATCATCCATTACTTGGAACTTACTGAAGAAGAAGCCTTGGACATCCACAAGTTGACTCAAAAAACAATGAGAATTCTGGAAAAACAATGGAAGGTGCAAGGGTTTAATATTGGTTATAATTTGGGAAAAAATAGTGGTGGATCCATCCCCCATATTCATGAACACATAGTTCCCAGATTTCCCAACGAGGCGGGTTTTTTAGATGTACTTTCCAATACTAGGATAGTCATCTATGAGCCTTACCAAATGTGGGATGATCTAAAAAAAATCTGGGCTAATGAATCAGAAACAATCTAATCTTTCTTTTGGTAGATGGTATGTCCCAAAAACTTAA
Protein-coding regions in this window:
- the purE gene encoding 5-(carboxyamino)imidazole ribonucleotide mutase, which encodes MPTNLPKVAVIMGSHSDWETMKEACDILSEFGIPYEKEIVSAHRSPERMVEFAKSAKQNGFGVIIAGAGGAAHLPGMTASLTTLPVLGVPIQSKALNGMDSLLSIVQMPKGVPVGTLAIGTSGAANAGILAVRILSLIDQTLNSKLESYAETNRKTALSKNDQLI
- a CDS encoding 5-(carboxyamino)imidazole ribonucleotide synthase, whose product is MKIGVLGSGQLGQMMCLEALPLGYDFFCYSPDKESPCERVGALSTVASYESLTDLKEFLSHINVLSFEFENIPKSTLEFLESEAKRTLIFPPPKALMIAQDRYLEKSHFRKLGFRTAEFFHLTRESSNLEIKISFPWIIKTLRFGYDGKGQVKVQDLIQYKKFLETAFPSGNEEYLIEEVIPFQKEISIILTRFQNGEIVCYGAVENEHKNHILDLSIYPARIPTGLNLEAIQMASKLAESLGYIGTLGVEFFLKDNQLYLNEFAPRPHNTGHFTQDCQSFSQFHLHVSAITGNLPPTDVRPKPTLMKNILGNEYEESLRIVRTLLKDDRYQLHLYGKKDAKIGRKMGHLNFKGNLEEVNPLFHDL
- the murC gene encoding UDP-N-acetylmuramate--L-alanine ligase; this encodes MKGPILFLGIGGSGMSSLAHMALDLNLPVFGYDQKKTDTTAYLEERGASIQNDISNIPLDGIEMVVYSSAINEKHKQVFDEIKQKKIALKHRSEFMHLLVSGQKSISVAGSHGKTSTTTMVSQILSEQGMDPTIMIGGDTSLLERRGGKIGKGVFAVYESDESDGSFLKHKASIRLLTNIDNDHLDYYKTRNRLEEAFFEYMAFNTAGDLVLFADDPGIREVLLHKTKENSFHPNFSLYLCLGSNEIQSEWYRALESKLGNQLVPVTYEIRDNVLEFQFPNLETCFLELPFPGVHYLTNGLVALTAAFVAGVSPKTSAEILSRYIGVKRRQETLGTWNDVTIMDDYGHHPTEIEMVIRSLKNQLKSNGRLVVLFQPHRYTRTQLLLEDLAKSLSGSEILFILPIYPAGELAIPGITHQSFLPLLEPEKTKFLSGEIEPDLVWIKQKLHKGDILLCLGAGNVRDWGLTLLKQKL
- a CDS encoding UDP-N-acetylglucosamine--N-acetylmuramyl-(pentapeptide) pyrophosphoryl-undecaprenol N-acetylglucosamine transferase, translated to MSGSVLIAAGGTGGHISPGVALAEVLSEKLSIFGFDAVYLHSLVRNKDNPDLLNPPCEVLWHNVPQLGGLRTIVYPLLFIIPFIKTIFLFNRLQVSAVIGMGGYSSLPSILYAILFRKQLYLCEQNCVPGKITRIFAKFSRKIAFSFPLAAGYAIQGKTIGNPVRRRVIPEHLNIRQNENLHEGKKNTVNVLVLGGSQGARQLNQMILKTMENQEISSKYKFRLLTGTSLYEETKSKSVGDAEIISYANDMKPNYEWANIVVARSGAGVLAECLVFGLPMILIPYPFAADNHQKENANYIESQGAGVTIHSTSDDPTRLVQILLEWKNHSETLREMGHVSLALSNVNAAYQTVSYFFTDHN
- a CDS encoding FtsW/RodA/SpoVE family cell cycle protein, translating into MQIFRSLQNLFRFGTSRFDGPVLYGIFILFGTGIVIMYSASVIPAEREFSDPNYYLNKQLLWGTLGIFSFLVFSQIPYQFLVRWSFLFSVLSLLLLISVFIPGIGKSVGTSYGRSFNRWIQFGGIQIQPSEFSKISILLFSSYFFYNFDFKKVKWDRKKITSVFLIFVTLVLIVIEPAFGTTVELLLVLFFFVLLAGFPMKRLFILGASILPLLVVLVTQVGYRKKRLEIWLDPYKFRFDEGHQLVTSFRAFFDGGSLGRPVGSGYAHRYLAYSHTDFVMASFVEDFGFLGFILFLSTVIFLLVRIYFLLQRTKDKLGFFLGSGILILFGFQTILNLFVVTGIVPVTGISLPFLSYGGSSLITIFILFGILANITSKENLVL
- the mraY gene encoding phospho-N-acetylmuramoyl-pentapeptide-transferase; the protein is MFQWIYESFGNDYGFLRVFSYVTLRAMMAGLTSMFITFLFGKALISFLLSLKFRESVRNDGPQSHAAKSGTPTMGGLIMILSLTISTLLWGNLSNHNVLLLLVSAILFAGLGFTDDYMKSVKKIKGGMRARTKFLVTIFFAVSITTLYFYFTGKSNTVPTKGIVFTITDLFLPFVKGPVWNLGFLAVPFAIIVLIGSSHAVNLTDGLDGLASGTVVIATATFALISYVSGTPSAANYLHIPYLPGSHEYSVFLAGLSGALLGFLWFNCHPAQVFMGDTGSLFLGSTLGLVAIMLKKEILLVILGGIFVAEAVSVILQVASFKLTGKRIFKMAPLHHHFELSGWSEEKVVIRFWIIGIILAIITLSTLKIQ
- a CDS encoding UDP-N-acetylmuramoyl-L-alanyl-D-glutamate--2,6-diaminopimelate ligase translates to MKVSEIIKRIPELKLIKGDNSTEVDYIWADSRKLKSRDIFVLPEDNAEKQESFLKMARELGSEVVVVSKRHLKLKTLDSFPVILETEEPVGEAHGKTACLLAGNPAKKMKLVAITGTNGKTSLTFILFHLARKIGKNAALIGTVQIQIMDRILESGYTTPDASSLNLLLKQMLEEGIEYVFMEMSSHGLKLGRVAGLEITCAGFTNLTQDHLDFHTSMEDYFESKFKIFQLLEQSSVKNKFGLVASDVSFGQAMVKRISEAKLKSPIYLLGKAGEFNYSNTKLSLLGSEYRFHKKAKNLPFIEVRKIRTNLLGNFNVFNTSFALAIAYELGFPWDEVISCLEKIPTVPGRFHVVPFPDRSRIAVVDYAHTPDALENILKSCVEIAPKQIICLFGCGGDRDRTKRPQMAKIAENLADLVILTSDNPRTESPEVILDEIESGFSRGFQRYEKITDRRMAIKRAVSLLERDGILVVAGKGHETYQIIGKEKTKFIDFEEIENAFQNLELGR
- the rsmH gene encoding 16S rRNA (cytosine(1402)-N(4))-methyltransferase RsmH — translated: MSESPHIPVLPREVIDLLQKSEVTEPQWFLDGTAGEGGHSKLILQTFPKAKLILIDRDAVMLERAKKEIQSVIGSLDRVFAFQMNFSEVDKDFLDSLDCPGLDGALVDLGVSLFHFLHSGRGFTFKNEEPLDMRLEPQVGQKTAADVVNYSTVLHLKKVFWEYGEERWALKVANNIVQSRHKKKFETNTDLVKLVEASIPRKFWPKESHPATKIFQALRIEVNEELLHAEKGIRSLSECLKVGGVLACISFHSLEDRIVKWTFRDLKTTDHFEILTKKPILPTDSEIKENRASRSAKLRGLQKINPILNKRWER
- a CDS encoding HIT family protein encodes the protein MSSYEEHSLRKNLFSIGKLGYAKGDRPNVDCILCGVRDKDEIVPNLTIAETELSIVSVNLFPYNPGHIIIFPKRHIIHYLELTEEEALDIHKLTQKTMRILEKQWKVQGFNIGYNLGKNSGGSIPHIHEHIVPRFPNEAGFLDVLSNTRIVIYEPYQMWDDLKKIWANESETI